From a region of the Planctomycetota bacterium genome:
- a CDS encoding endodeoxyribonuclease RusA: MTEVLLPIRTWSEPNLRGHWARRARRAREAREAARLLVRAALAPLPPGTGGRKIIVRLTRIGPRRLDSDNLAAALKHVRDGVADALGMDDGDARLRWLYAQRNGRPGEYAVLVEIS; this comes from the coding sequence ATGACGGAGGTGCTGCTTCCCATCCGCACGTGGTCCGAGCCGAACCTTCGCGGCCACTGGGCGCGGCGCGCCCGCAGGGCGCGCGAGGCACGCGAGGCCGCCCGGCTTCTCGTCCGGGCGGCCCTCGCCCCGCTGCCGCCGGGCACGGGTGGGCGGAAGATCATCGTGCGGCTGACGCGCATCGGGCCGCGCCGGCTCGATTCGGACAACCTCGCCGCCGCGCTCAAGCACGTCCGCGACGGCGTGGCGGACGCCCTGGGCATGGACGACGGCGATGCGCGGTTGAGGTGGCTCTATGCACAGCGCAACGGAAGACCCGGCGAATACGCCGTCCTGGTGGAAATCTCATGA